In Rahnella aquatilis CIP 78.65 = ATCC 33071, one DNA window encodes the following:
- a CDS encoding chemotaxis protein: MDNFQKEIDERTNLTSSNRFELLLFRLGTSPDDEQSELFGINVFKLREIVPMPTLTKAAGMTSPMMGMANIRGEIIPVIDLPAVVGCVPKTGLNILLVTEYARSTQAFAVESVDDIVRLEWSQVLAAEAGVKSRNITSIARLDSDKSSNRLALVLDVEQILHDIIPNSNIDMDKKKTSAFKLKPGTVAIVAEDSKVARQMLEKGLNMMEIPAQMHVTGLEAWNKIRKMAEECKAQGLPISDKISFVLTDLEMPEMDGFTLTLNIKRDEFLKNIPVIIHSSLSGSANEDHVRKVGADGYVAKFEINELEAAIHKALDAKNIAHV; encoded by the coding sequence ATGGATAATTTTCAGAAAGAAATTGATGAGAGAACCAATCTCACTTCATCAAACCGGTTTGAGCTTTTGCTGTTCCGTCTGGGGACGTCGCCGGATGACGAGCAATCTGAACTTTTTGGTATCAACGTTTTTAAATTGCGCGAAATCGTGCCGATGCCAACGCTGACCAAAGCCGCTGGCATGACCTCGCCGATGATGGGCATGGCGAACATCCGTGGCGAAATTATTCCGGTTATCGATCTGCCTGCCGTGGTGGGTTGCGTGCCAAAAACCGGCCTGAACATTCTGCTGGTCACCGAATATGCGCGCAGTACTCAGGCGTTTGCGGTGGAATCCGTTGACGACATCGTGCGTCTCGAATGGAGTCAGGTGCTGGCCGCCGAAGCCGGTGTGAAGAGCCGCAACATCACCAGTATTGCGCGTCTGGACAGCGATAAGTCCAGCAATCGTCTGGCGCTGGTGCTGGACGTCGAACAAATCCTCCATGACATTATTCCGAACAGCAATATTGACATGGATAAGAAGAAAACCAGCGCATTTAAACTCAAGCCGGGCACGGTGGCGATTGTCGCCGAAGACTCGAAAGTCGCCCGTCAGATGCTGGAGAAGGGCCTGAACATGATGGAAATTCCGGCGCAGATGCATGTCACCGGTCTGGAAGCCTGGAATAAAATCCGCAAAATGGCCGAAGAATGCAAAGCCCAGGGGCTGCCCATTTCCGATAAAATCTCTTTCGTATTAACCGATCTGGAAATGCCGGAAATGGACGGCTTTACGCTCACGCTCAATATCAAGCGTGATGAATTCCTGAAAAATATCCCGGTCATTATCCACTCCTCTTTATCCGGCAGCGCCAACGAAGATCACGTGCGTAAGGTGGGTGCCGACGGTTACGTGGCCAAGTTCGAAATCAACGAACTGGAAGCGGCTATTCATAAAGCGCTGGATGCGAAGAATATTGCCCATGTGTAA